From the Amblyraja radiata isolate CabotCenter1 chromosome 12, sAmbRad1.1.pri, whole genome shotgun sequence genome, one window contains:
- the LOC116979181 gene encoding ankyrin repeat and SOCS box protein 12-like has translation MELDITWPVEMSLVDITKIFSMLQPRDEEDENGEIGQLNQAVSNNDDKLLAGLLSQERYARFINSRSGWGVPGTPLRLAAMGGHLKCLEVLLAHGANVDSLDVKAQTPLFTAVSGRHLDCVQALLRAGADPNGSRHNNSSPILIAAREGEVEILKELLEHGAEVNVRSKAPDWASNPCACSGPLYISLVYGHFDCFRLLLLHGANPDFNCTEEKLLSRIKSRKTALEMCFRYGSGTEYVQLLIDFGANVYLPDLPANKNIHQNDVFKLINSTRAQPRCLMSLVRITIRKHLKQQNGLHSIDQLDIPPVLKTYVKHQL, from the exons ATGGAACTGGATATTACGTGGCCTGTGGAAATGAGCCTGGTAGACATCACCAAGATATTTTCCATGCTCCAGCCCAGAGATGAAGAAGATGAGAATGGGGAAATAGGTCAGCTGAATCAAGCAGTCTCGAATAACGATGACAAACTGTTAGCTGGACTTTTATCCCAGGAGCGGTATGCTAGATTTATCAATAGCCGGAGTGGCTGGGGTGTCCCAGGGACCCCTCTACGTTTAGCAGCCATGGGAGGCCACCTGAAATGTCTGGAGGTCCTCCTGGCTCATGGTGCCAATGTGGACAGTTTGGATGTGAAGGCACAAACCCCATTGTTCACTGCTGTTAGTGGCAGGCATCTAGACTGTGTCCAGGCATTGCTCAGGGCTGGAGCTGATCCTAACGGCAGTCGACACAACAACAGCTCACCGATTCTGATCGCTGCCAGAGAAGGAGAGGTGGAGATATTGAAGGAACTGTTGGAGCATGGAGCAGAAGTCAATGTCCGTTCCAAAGCACCCGACTGGGCCTCCAATCCCTGTGCGTGCAGTGGTCCTCTCTACATCTCTTTGGTATATGGACACTTTGACTGCTTTCGCCTTCTTCTTTTGCATGGAGCTAACCCAGATTTTAATTGCACCGAGGAAAAGCTGCTGTCACGAATTAAGTCGCGCAAGACTGCACTGGAGATGTGTTTCAGATATGGTAGTGGGACAGAGTATGTGCAGCTGCTCATAGACTTTGGAGCAAATGTTTATTTACCCGATCTCCCTGCAAACAAAAATATACACCAAAATGACGTATTTAAACTTATAAATAGTACCAGAG CTCAACCGCGATGTTTGATGTCACTCGTTAGGATAACCATCCGCAAGCATCTGAAGCAACAGAATGGACTTCATTCCATTGACCAGCTGGATATCCCACCCGTC